The Medicago truncatula cultivar Jemalong A17 chromosome 4, MtrunA17r5.0-ANR, whole genome shotgun sequence genome includes a region encoding these proteins:
- the LOC11445122 gene encoding MAR-binding filament-like protein 1-1 isoform X1, producing the protein MGFVGAASSTSSLLHSPLLYPFLFPSSSSSSSCRLHRTTTKQLRPPVVVCCSRHQQDPICNKRTFLLMGVAVLPFLKFNTADAAVEGILSSPIFIFISSRVRRQRFPSSRDSVRSRRIRSIRRRRMLSDNVSMPLFSPDVSLSDVVSSSVSSSASTNPEESEVKIPEDKKLGEAAPEMEKPSTSFVSLLNGIGIISSGLLGALYALAQKEKLAAVATIETMSNKLKEKEEQFVSLWKNYELKLSNEQEERAKLLGKAKEEQKALIEQLNSAKSTVTSLGKELKSEKSLIAELKLQIDRLEIDLTKADTDKKDLENKLKEKVDSIEILQKRINLLSEDLKDKEHVVQSLNSSLAEKELELRNLNSTYDQTKDELSNAHLHVQGLKDEILKSQEELEGKDSLVMELNSRVSSLNLENNNLRSEYDVLEKEFNDQKLTSEKKAALDAKVLKEKEDELHQLTDKFELALNESSENQVVIADLTKEREGLKELLENESKKVSNLKYELQVTQENLENSRNDSAELEKQLNKSNNLCKDLELQVSKLSSELAEVKELLQRRLDDTKLEAEKLTTELITVKEHLKKAEEELQSTSHELTTTLETRDGLQKELIEIYKKAEVTSEVLKEEKKLAASLNNDLQALKEQVLKDKESRRTIEMDLEEATKSLDEMNRNSVILSSELEEAKSLISSLENEKEVLAKYLTEQRNASKEAQENIEDAHNLITRLGKERESLESRGKKLEEELASAKGEILRLRSQISSSKSKVVKNEQQVQKNEAETNSSKSKVVNNEQQVQKNEAETNSSKSKVVNNEQQVQKNEAETKEVVVSARKNVRRRKTNPS; encoded by the exons atgggttTTGTTGGAGCAGCGAGTAGCACATCTTCATTGCTGCACTCTCCGCTTCTATACCCATTTCTcttcccttcttcttcttcttcctcttcttgtCGTCTCCATAGAACCACCACCAAGCAGCTCCGGCCTCCCGTTGTGGTATGTTGCTCTCGTCACCAGCAAGATCCAATATGCAACAAGAGAACGTTTCTGTTAATGGGTGTTGCTGTTCTTCCCTTTCTTAAATTCAACACTGCCGACGCCGCTGTTGAAGGAATTCTTTCATCACCAA TCTTCATCTTCATTTCATCCCGTGTTCGTAGACAACGTTTCCCTTCTTCTCGGGACTCTGTTCGCAGTCGACGTATCCGCTCTATTCGCAGACGACGTATGCTTTCCGACAATGTCTCAATGCCTCTCTTTAGTCCCGATGTCTCCCTCTCTGACGTTGTCTCGTCGTCTGTATCTTCATCAGCATCCACAAATCCAG AAGAAAGTGAGGTGAAGATACCGGAGGATAAAAAGCTAGGCGAG GCAGCACCTGAAATGGAGAAACCATCTACTTCCTTTGTGTCTCTTCTGAATGGAATTGGAATCATATCTTCTGGTCTGTTGGGGGCTCTCTATGCACTCGCTCAGAAAGAAAAGTTGGCTGCTGTTGCAACAATAGAAACA ATGAGCAACAAACTGAAGGAAAAAGAAGAGCAGTTCGTTTCATTGTGGAAGAACTACGAGTTGAAGTTATCGAACGAGCAGGAGGAACGAGCCAAACTACTTGGAAAGGCAAAGGAAGAGCAGAAAGCTCTGATCGAACAACTAAATTCTGCAAAGAGTACTGTCACCAGTTTGGGAAAGGAGCTAAAAAGCGAGAAAAGTTTGATTGCAGAGCTAAAACTTCAAATTGACAGACTTGAAATCGATCTTACAAAGGCCGATACGGATAAGAAAGATCTTGAAaacaaattgaaagaaaaggtaGATTCTAttgaaattttacaaaaaagaaTTAATCTGCTTAGTGAAGACCTCAAGGACAAAGAACATGTTGTTCAGAGTCTGAATTCATCTCTTGCAGAAAAGGAGTTGGAATTGAGGAATTTGAACTCTACCTATGACCAAACCAAAGATGAATTATCCAATGCTCATTTGCATGTTCAAGGGTTAAAAGATGAAATACTGAAAAGCCAAGAGGAACTAGAAGGAAAAGATTCCTTGGTGATGGAACTAAATTCAAGAGTGAGTTCCTTAAATCTTGAGAATAATAACTTAAGGAGTGAATATGATGTATTGGAGAAGGAATTCAATGACCAAAAGTTGACGTCTGAAAAGAAGGCCGCTTTGGATGCTaaggttttgaaagaaaaagaagacgaGCTTCATCAGCTAACAGATAAATTTGAACTCGCCTTAAATGAATCAAGCGAAAACCAGGTTGTCATCGCTGATTTAACCAAAGAACGAGAAGGTTTAAAAGAGTTACTAGAGAATGAATCAAAGAAAGTGAGTAATTTGAAGTATGAACTCCAAGTTACTCAAGAGAATCTTGAAAATTCAAGAAATGACTCTGCTGAACTGGAAAAACAGCTAAATAAGTCAAACAATCTGTGCAAAGATCTTGAGCTTCAAGTCTCTAAGCTTTCATCTGAGCTCGCCGAAGTTAAGGAGTTGCTACAGCGTAGACTTGATGATACAAAACTTGAGGCGGAAAAATTAACTACGGAGCTTATAACAGTAAAGGAACATTTGAAGAAAGCCGAAGAAGAGCTGCAAAGTACCTCTCATGAACTAACGACTACACTTGAAACCCGCGATGGCCTACAAAAAGAATTAATTGAGATCTACAAAAAGGCTGAAGTCACATCAGAGGTtttgaaggaagaaaagaaGCTAGCTGCTTCTTTGAATAACGATTTACAGGCTTTGAAGGAGCAAGTATTGAAGGACAAGGAGTCGCGGAGAACTATTGAAATGGATCTCGAGGAGGCTACCAAATCACTAGATGAAATGAATCGAAATTCTGTGATCCTTTCTAGTGAACTAGAAGAGGCTAAATCACTTATTTCTAGCCTTGAAAATGAGAAAGAGGTTCTTGCCAAGTACCTTACAGAACAAAGAAATGCAAGCAAAGAGGCCCAAGAAAACATTGAAGATGCTCATAACCTCATTACTAGACTTGgcaaagagagagagagtttagAGAGCAGAGGGAAGAAATTGGAAGAGGAATTGGCTTCTGCCAAGGGTGAAATATTGCGGTTGAGAAGTCAGATCAGTTCTTCGAAatcaaaagttgttaaaaatgaGCAACAAGTACAGAAAAATGAAGCTGAAACCAattcttcaaaatcaaaagtcGTTAACAATGAGCAGCAAGTACAAAAAAATGAAGCTGAAACCAattcttcaaaatcaaaagttgTTAACAATGAGCAGCAAGTACAGAAAAATGAAGCCGAAACCAAAGAAGTTGTCGTAAGTGCACGGAAGAACGTTCGAAGAAGAAAGACTAATCCTTCATAA
- the LOC11445122 gene encoding MAR-binding filament-like protein 1-1 isoform X2, with amino-acid sequence MGFVGAASSTSSLLHSPLLYPFLFPSSSSSSSCRLHRTTTKQLRPPVVVCCSRHQQDPICNKRTFLLMGVAVLPFLKFNTADAAVEGILSSPKESEVKIPEDKKLGEAAPEMEKPSTSFVSLLNGIGIISSGLLGALYALAQKEKLAAVATIETMSNKLKEKEEQFVSLWKNYELKLSNEQEERAKLLGKAKEEQKALIEQLNSAKSTVTSLGKELKSEKSLIAELKLQIDRLEIDLTKADTDKKDLENKLKEKVDSIEILQKRINLLSEDLKDKEHVVQSLNSSLAEKELELRNLNSTYDQTKDELSNAHLHVQGLKDEILKSQEELEGKDSLVMELNSRVSSLNLENNNLRSEYDVLEKEFNDQKLTSEKKAALDAKVLKEKEDELHQLTDKFELALNESSENQVVIADLTKEREGLKELLENESKKVSNLKYELQVTQENLENSRNDSAELEKQLNKSNNLCKDLELQVSKLSSELAEVKELLQRRLDDTKLEAEKLTTELITVKEHLKKAEEELQSTSHELTTTLETRDGLQKELIEIYKKAEVTSEVLKEEKKLAASLNNDLQALKEQVLKDKESRRTIEMDLEEATKSLDEMNRNSVILSSELEEAKSLISSLENEKEVLAKYLTEQRNASKEAQENIEDAHNLITRLGKERESLESRGKKLEEELASAKGEILRLRSQISSSKSKVVKNEQQVQKNEAETNSSKSKVVNNEQQVQKNEAETNSSKSKVVNNEQQVQKNEAETKEVVVSARKNVRRRKTNPS; translated from the exons atgggttTTGTTGGAGCAGCGAGTAGCACATCTTCATTGCTGCACTCTCCGCTTCTATACCCATTTCTcttcccttcttcttcttcttcctcttcttgtCGTCTCCATAGAACCACCACCAAGCAGCTCCGGCCTCCCGTTGTGGTATGTTGCTCTCGTCACCAGCAAGATCCAATATGCAACAAGAGAACGTTTCTGTTAATGGGTGTTGCTGTTCTTCCCTTTCTTAAATTCAACACTGCCGACGCCGCTGTTGAAGGAATTCTTTCATCACCAA AAGAAAGTGAGGTGAAGATACCGGAGGATAAAAAGCTAGGCGAG GCAGCACCTGAAATGGAGAAACCATCTACTTCCTTTGTGTCTCTTCTGAATGGAATTGGAATCATATCTTCTGGTCTGTTGGGGGCTCTCTATGCACTCGCTCAGAAAGAAAAGTTGGCTGCTGTTGCAACAATAGAAACA ATGAGCAACAAACTGAAGGAAAAAGAAGAGCAGTTCGTTTCATTGTGGAAGAACTACGAGTTGAAGTTATCGAACGAGCAGGAGGAACGAGCCAAACTACTTGGAAAGGCAAAGGAAGAGCAGAAAGCTCTGATCGAACAACTAAATTCTGCAAAGAGTACTGTCACCAGTTTGGGAAAGGAGCTAAAAAGCGAGAAAAGTTTGATTGCAGAGCTAAAACTTCAAATTGACAGACTTGAAATCGATCTTACAAAGGCCGATACGGATAAGAAAGATCTTGAAaacaaattgaaagaaaaggtaGATTCTAttgaaattttacaaaaaagaaTTAATCTGCTTAGTGAAGACCTCAAGGACAAAGAACATGTTGTTCAGAGTCTGAATTCATCTCTTGCAGAAAAGGAGTTGGAATTGAGGAATTTGAACTCTACCTATGACCAAACCAAAGATGAATTATCCAATGCTCATTTGCATGTTCAAGGGTTAAAAGATGAAATACTGAAAAGCCAAGAGGAACTAGAAGGAAAAGATTCCTTGGTGATGGAACTAAATTCAAGAGTGAGTTCCTTAAATCTTGAGAATAATAACTTAAGGAGTGAATATGATGTATTGGAGAAGGAATTCAATGACCAAAAGTTGACGTCTGAAAAGAAGGCCGCTTTGGATGCTaaggttttgaaagaaaaagaagacgaGCTTCATCAGCTAACAGATAAATTTGAACTCGCCTTAAATGAATCAAGCGAAAACCAGGTTGTCATCGCTGATTTAACCAAAGAACGAGAAGGTTTAAAAGAGTTACTAGAGAATGAATCAAAGAAAGTGAGTAATTTGAAGTATGAACTCCAAGTTACTCAAGAGAATCTTGAAAATTCAAGAAATGACTCTGCTGAACTGGAAAAACAGCTAAATAAGTCAAACAATCTGTGCAAAGATCTTGAGCTTCAAGTCTCTAAGCTTTCATCTGAGCTCGCCGAAGTTAAGGAGTTGCTACAGCGTAGACTTGATGATACAAAACTTGAGGCGGAAAAATTAACTACGGAGCTTATAACAGTAAAGGAACATTTGAAGAAAGCCGAAGAAGAGCTGCAAAGTACCTCTCATGAACTAACGACTACACTTGAAACCCGCGATGGCCTACAAAAAGAATTAATTGAGATCTACAAAAAGGCTGAAGTCACATCAGAGGTtttgaaggaagaaaagaaGCTAGCTGCTTCTTTGAATAACGATTTACAGGCTTTGAAGGAGCAAGTATTGAAGGACAAGGAGTCGCGGAGAACTATTGAAATGGATCTCGAGGAGGCTACCAAATCACTAGATGAAATGAATCGAAATTCTGTGATCCTTTCTAGTGAACTAGAAGAGGCTAAATCACTTATTTCTAGCCTTGAAAATGAGAAAGAGGTTCTTGCCAAGTACCTTACAGAACAAAGAAATGCAAGCAAAGAGGCCCAAGAAAACATTGAAGATGCTCATAACCTCATTACTAGACTTGgcaaagagagagagagtttagAGAGCAGAGGGAAGAAATTGGAAGAGGAATTGGCTTCTGCCAAGGGTGAAATATTGCGGTTGAGAAGTCAGATCAGTTCTTCGAAatcaaaagttgttaaaaatgaGCAACAAGTACAGAAAAATGAAGCTGAAACCAattcttcaaaatcaaaagtcGTTAACAATGAGCAGCAAGTACAAAAAAATGAAGCTGAAACCAattcttcaaaatcaaaagttgTTAACAATGAGCAGCAAGTACAGAAAAATGAAGCCGAAACCAAAGAAGTTGTCGTAAGTGCACGGAAGAACGTTCGAAGAAGAAAGACTAATCCTTCATAA